One window from the genome of Acidobacteriota bacterium encodes:
- a CDS encoding PqqD family protein, producing MAEPLIEDKAHRSLMASEDVIFRDLGGEAVLLHLASGEYYGLNETGSRMWSLLCELGDRARVLEVLQREYDAEPEDLAGELQSFVADLQAKNLIRSP from the coding sequence ATGGCGGAACCGTTGATCGAGGACAAAGCCCACCGTAGCCTGATGGCTTCGGAGGATGTCATTTTCCGCGATTTGGGGGGCGAAGCGGTTCTCCTGCACCTGGCCAGCGGCGAATACTACGGTCTGAACGAGACCGGTTCCCGCATGTGGTCTTTGCTGTGTGAGCTGGGAGACCGTGCGCGAGTTCTCGAAGTGCTGCAGCGCGAGTACGACGCCGAGCCGGAGGATCTGGCTGGCGAGCTGCAGAGCTTCGTAGCGGACCTCCAGGCGAAGAACCTGATTCGAAGCCCATGA
- a CDS encoding lasso peptide biosynthesis B2 protein has product MSPKLKTALTQSPREWAVLLHAFSLFFVISAGLALASLPRVRRLLRVERAQRRRSVLGPEIIARQVDRAARCYPFRVVCLQRSLCLEHLLRFYGFPASFRLGVRRQDEELEAHAWVECHGRPIAEGPNLASFQPMERASAP; this is encoded by the coding sequence ATGAGCCCCAAGCTGAAGACGGCCCTGACCCAATCCCCGCGGGAATGGGCCGTCTTACTGCATGCATTTTCCTTGTTTTTCGTGATTTCTGCAGGCCTGGCATTGGCCTCGCTGCCGAGGGTGCGCCGTCTGCTCCGGGTCGAGCGCGCCCAGCGCCGTCGCTCCGTTCTCGGGCCGGAGATCATCGCTCGTCAGGTCGACCGCGCCGCACGCTGTTACCCCTTCCGGGTGGTCTGTTTGCAGCGCTCGCTTTGCCTCGAGCACCTGCTGCGGTTCTACGGTTTTCCCGCCAGCTTTCGCCTCGGCGTCCGGCGCCAGGACGAGGAGCTCGAGGCCCATGCCTGGGTCGAGTGTCACGGCCGACCGATTGCCGAAGGGCCCAATCTGGCGAGCTTTCAGCCGATGGAACGAGCGAGCGCACCATGA